From Homo sapiens chromosome 6, GRCh38.p14 Primary Assembly, the proteins below share one genomic window:
- the FOXQ1 gene encoding forkhead box protein Q1, with protein MKLEVFVPRAAHGDKQGSDLEGAGGSDAPSPLSAAGDDSLGSDGDCAANSPAAGGGARDTQGDGEQSAGGGPGAEEAIPAAAAAAVVAEGAEAGAAGPGAGGAGSGEGARSKPYTRRPKPPYSYIALIAMAIRDSAGGRLTLAEINEYLMGKFPFFRGSYTGWRNSVRHNLSLNDCFVKVLRDPSRPWGKDNYWMLNPNSEYTFADGVFRRRRKRLSHRAPVPAPGLRPEEAPGLPAAPPPAPAAPASPRMRSPARQEERASPAGKFSSSFAIDSILRKPFRSRRLRDTAPGTTLQWGAAPCPPLPAFPALLPAAPCRALLPLCAYGAGEPARLGAREAEVPPTAPPLLLAPLPAAAPAKPLRGPAAGGAHLYCPLRLPAALQAASVRRPGPHLPYPVETLLA; from the coding sequence ATGAAGTTGGAGGTGTTCGTCCCTCGCGCGGCCCACGGGGACAAGCAGGGCAGTGACCTGGAGGGCGCGGGCGGCAGCGACGCGCCGTCCCCGCTGTCGGCGGCGGGAGACGACTCCCTGGGCTCAGATGGGGACTGCGCGGCCAACAGCCCGGCCGCGGGCGGCGGCGCCAGAGATACGCAGGGCGACGGCGAACAGAGTGCGGGAGGCGGGCCGGGCGCGGAGGAGGCGATCccggcagcagctgctgcagcgGTGGTGGCGGAGGGCGCGGAGGCCGGGGCGGCGGGGCCAGGCGCGGGCGGCGCGGGGAGCGGCGAGGGTGCACGCAGCAAGCCATATACGCGGCGGCCCAAGCCCCCCTACTCGTACATCGCGCTCATCGCCATGGCCATCCGCGACTCGGCGGGCGGGCGCTTGACGCTGGCGGAGATCAACGAGTACCTCATGGGCAAGTTCCCCTTTTTCCGCGGCAGCTACACGGGCTGGCGCAACTCCGTGCGCCACAACCTTTCGCTCAACGACTGCTTCGTCAAGGTGCTGCGCGACCCCTCGCGGCCCTGGGGCAAGGACAACTACTGGATGCTCAACCCCAACAGCGAGTACACCTTCGCCGACGGGGTCTTCCGCCGCCGCCGCAAGCGCCTCAGCCACCGCGCGCCGGTCCCCGCGCCCGGGCTGCGGCCCGAGGAGGCCCCGGGCCTCCCCGCCGCCCCGCCGCCCGCGCCCGCCGCCCCGGCCTCGCCCCGCATGCGCTCGCCCGCCCGCCAGGAGGAGCGCGCCAGCCCCGCGGGCAAGTTCTCCAGCTCCTTCGCCATCGACAGCATCCTGCGCAAGCCCTTCCGCAGCCGCCGCCTCAGGGACACGGCCCCCGGGACGACGCTTCAGTGGGGCGCCGCGCCCTGCCCGCCGCTGCCCGCGTTCCCCGCGCTCCTCCCCGCGGCGCCCTGCAGGGCCCTGCTGCCGCTCTGCGCGTACGGCGCGGGCGAGCCGGCGCGGCTGGGCGCGCGCGAGGCCGAGGTGCCACCGACCGCGCCGCCCCTCCTGCTTGCACCTCTCCCGGCGGCGGCCCCCGCCAAGCCACTCCGAGGCCCGGCGGCCGGCGGCGCGCACCTGTACTGCCCCCTGCGGCTGCCCGCAGCCCTGCAGGCGGCCTCAGTCCGCCGCCCTGGCCCGCACCTGCCGTACCCGGTGGAGACGCTCCTAGCCTGA